The Nesterenkonia xinjiangensis genome contains a region encoding:
- a CDS encoding acyl-CoA thioesterase, translating into MYVIFRTLMTLLRARRRSPLTPWETSTITLRALPTDVDIAMHVNNGQYLSLFDLGRFDLMARAGIWKQMRGRGWSPVVQSEQITFRRSVTFMTRFEIHTRILGLDEKSIYFEQRAVVDGEIYVRAQIATRLVSAQGPVSNEQILEMIRELGHEVPEDLSVDEELRCWRESAALPSSRKPAPNVW; encoded by the coding sequence ATGTATGTGATCTTCCGCACCCTGATGACCTTATTGCGCGCCCGACGGCGCTCGCCGCTGACCCCCTGGGAGACCTCCACGATCACCCTGCGGGCGCTGCCCACCGACGTCGACATCGCGATGCACGTCAACAACGGGCAGTACCTCTCGCTGTTCGACCTCGGCCGGTTCGACCTCATGGCCCGCGCAGGGATCTGGAAACAGATGCGAGGCCGCGGATGGTCCCCCGTGGTCCAGTCCGAGCAGATCACCTTCCGGAGGTCTGTCACCTTCATGACCCGTTTCGAGATCCACACTCGGATACTGGGGCTGGACGAGAAGAGCATCTACTTCGAGCAGCGTGCCGTCGTCGACGGAGAGATCTACGTGCGCGCGCAGATCGCCACACGTCTGGTCTCGGCTCAGGGGCCGGTGAGCAATGAACAGATCCTGGAGATGATCCGGGAGCTGGGGCATGAGGTGCCCGAGGACCTCTCCGTCGATGAGGAGCTGCGCTGCTGGAGAGAGTCTGCCGCGCTGCCCTCGAGCAGGAAGCCTGCGCCCAACGTGTGGTGA
- a CDS encoding DoxX family membrane protein: protein MRNVFSVDLGLLLLRLAAGILLLVSGLRKSSWLGLDGASDYVAGLAVPFAEHIGTALPFVEIIGGALLVLGLLTRLAAAVMMLLAGAGAYLLLDAGPVFVNVHGWNEPFLLLLGNPLEFMILYAVLSLALVFTGPGAFSVDAPAWRSIRRR, encoded by the coding sequence ATGCGGAATGTCTTCAGCGTCGATCTCGGTCTTCTCCTGCTCCGCCTCGCAGCGGGCATCCTTCTGCTGGTCTCCGGCCTGCGCAAGTCGTCCTGGCTGGGCTTGGACGGTGCGAGCGACTACGTGGCCGGCCTCGCTGTGCCCTTCGCCGAGCACATCGGCACGGCGCTGCCGTTCGTCGAGATCATCGGGGGTGCTCTGCTGGTCCTGGGCCTGCTGACCCGCCTGGCCGCTGCGGTGATGATGCTGCTCGCTGGGGCCGGAGCATACCTGCTCCTCGACGCCGGCCCTGTCTTCGTCAACGTGCATGGGTGGAATGAGCCGTTCCTGCTGCTGCTGGGGAACCCGCTGGAGTTCATGATCCTCTATGCGGTGCTCAGCCTCGCCCTGGTCTTCACCGGGCCGGGCGCCTTCAGCGTCGACGCCCCGGCCTGGCGGTCGATCCGGCGGCGCTGA
- a CDS encoding aldo/keto reductase family protein — protein MEFRYLGHSGLKISEITYGNWITHGSQVENDTATRCVHAALDAGITTFDTADVYANTVAEQVLGDAVAGQRRESLEIFTKVYFPTGPKGHNDTGLSRKHIMESIDGSLRRLGTDYVDLYQAHRFDVETPLEETMQAFADIVRQGKALYIGVSEWNAEQLRAGHALAKELGFQLISNQPQYNMLWRVIEPEVIPASEELGISQIVWSPIAQGVLTGKYVPGQPLPEGSRATDEQGGAQFIQRYLDDEILQAVQKLKPIAEELELTLAQLSIAWVLQNPNVATALVGASRPEQIASNVAAAGVTLDGATLEAIDSVVGHLAQDDPALTKSPEARVA, from the coding sequence ATGGAGTTCAGGTACCTCGGCCACAGCGGCCTCAAGATCTCGGAGATCACCTACGGCAACTGGATCACGCACGGGTCGCAGGTGGAGAACGACACCGCCACCCGGTGCGTGCACGCCGCGCTCGACGCCGGCATCACCACCTTCGACACTGCTGACGTCTACGCGAACACCGTAGCCGAGCAGGTGCTGGGTGACGCCGTGGCCGGTCAGCGTCGGGAATCGCTGGAGATCTTCACCAAGGTGTACTTCCCCACCGGGCCGAAGGGGCATAACGACACCGGCCTCTCCCGCAAGCACATCATGGAGTCCATCGACGGCTCGCTGCGCCGCCTCGGCACTGACTACGTGGACCTCTACCAGGCGCACCGGTTCGACGTCGAGACTCCGCTGGAGGAGACGATGCAGGCTTTCGCCGACATCGTCCGCCAGGGCAAGGCGCTCTACATCGGCGTCAGCGAGTGGAACGCCGAGCAGCTGCGTGCAGGCCACGCCCTGGCCAAGGAGCTCGGATTCCAGCTGATCTCGAACCAGCCGCAGTACAACATGCTGTGGCGGGTGATCGAGCCGGAGGTCATCCCGGCCTCCGAGGAGCTCGGCATCTCGCAGATCGTCTGGTCGCCGATCGCCCAAGGGGTCCTCACCGGCAAGTACGTGCCGGGCCAGCCCCTGCCCGAGGGCTCCCGAGCCACCGATGAGCAGGGCGGCGCGCAGTTCATCCAGCGATACCTCGACGATGAGATCCTCCAGGCGGTGCAGAAGCTCAAGCCCATCGCCGAGGAGCTGGAGCTGACCCTCGCGCAGCTCTCGATCGCCTGGGTGCTGCAGAACCCGAACGTGGCGACCGCCCTGGTGGGCGCCTCTCGCCCGGAGCAGATCGCCTCCAATGTGGCGGCCGCCGGAGTCACTCTCGACGGGGCCACCCTGGAGGCGATCGACTCGGTCGTCGGCCACCTGGCCCAGGACGACCCCGCGCTGACGAAGTCGCCGGAGGCCCGGGTGGCCTGA
- a CDS encoding ferritin, whose product MAKLTGTLEEAFNEQVTLELEASLVYRQLGIEMDMLDLPGLASWFRAQADEEVVHANKFIDHMTDRGAHPRIRAVPAVAAQAETVLEAFEASLAHEEKVSESIRNLYRLAQQEGDIDALPLLSWFIDEQLEEEATVSELIGKIRLIGDDGPGLLKLDDRLGVRQSNGTEAAAQ is encoded by the coding sequence ATGGCAAAGCTCACCGGCACGCTGGAAGAGGCCTTCAATGAGCAGGTCACCCTCGAGCTGGAGGCCTCGTTGGTCTACCGGCAGCTCGGGATCGAGATGGACATGCTCGACCTGCCCGGATTGGCCTCCTGGTTCCGCGCGCAGGCCGACGAGGAGGTCGTGCACGCGAACAAGTTCATCGACCACATGACCGACCGCGGCGCCCATCCCCGCATCCGGGCGGTGCCCGCCGTCGCGGCCCAGGCCGAGACTGTGCTGGAGGCCTTCGAGGCGTCCCTCGCCCACGAGGAGAAGGTCTCGGAGTCGATCCGCAACCTGTATCGCCTGGCGCAGCAGGAAGGGGACATCGACGCTCTGCCCCTGCTCAGCTGGTTCATCGACGAGCAGCTGGAGGAGGAGGCGACGGTCTCCGAGCTCATCGGCAAGATCCGGCTCATCGGCGACGACGGGCCCGGCCTGCTGAAGCTGGACGATCGGCTGGGCGTCCGGCAGTCCAACGGCACTGAGGCCGCCGCCCAGTAG
- a CDS encoding TetR/AcrR family transcriptional regulator, with protein MNDPNPLAKSLQLLWDGLPPAKKGPKPKLTLERIVAAGVELADAEGLDSLSMRKLADRLDVGAMSLYRYVPSKTELLNLMLDAVSGPNDARKASVEAGWRACLEAAGWGGRRLYLDHPWLLQVNWTRPVLGPNSLADMELLMTGLKDLPMTDQEKMSIITALDSYAVGTVRQEILWQNAPAETGMTDEEFWNHQLPILEEVMASGRFPSMAALSEDTFSGSWEDSFAFGLNLLLDGLEQKLNRRSSEAG; from the coding sequence ATGAACGATCCGAACCCGTTGGCAAAGTCCCTGCAGCTGCTGTGGGACGGCCTCCCCCCGGCGAAGAAGGGGCCGAAGCCCAAACTCACCCTGGAGAGGATCGTGGCCGCCGGGGTCGAGCTGGCCGACGCCGAGGGGCTCGACTCCCTGTCCATGCGCAAGCTCGCCGACAGGCTCGACGTGGGGGCGATGTCCCTCTACCGCTACGTGCCGTCCAAGACCGAGCTGCTGAACCTGATGCTCGACGCCGTCAGCGGGCCGAATGATGCCCGGAAGGCCTCAGTGGAGGCCGGGTGGCGTGCATGCCTGGAGGCTGCAGGCTGGGGAGGACGCCGGCTCTACCTGGACCATCCCTGGCTGCTGCAGGTGAACTGGACCCGCCCCGTGCTGGGCCCGAACAGCCTGGCCGACATGGAGCTGCTCATGACAGGGCTGAAAGACCTCCCGATGACCGATCAGGAGAAGATGAGCATCATCACGGCGCTGGACTCCTATGCCGTGGGGACCGTCCGCCAGGAGATCCTGTGGCAGAACGCCCCCGCAGAGACCGGCATGACCGACGAGGAGTTCTGGAACCACCAGCTTCCGATCCTGGAGGAGGTCATGGCCTCCGGCCGCTTCCCCTCTATGGCCGCGCTCTCCGAGGACACCTTCAGCGGCAGCTGGGAGGACAGCTTCGCCTTCGGGCTCAATCTCCTCCTGGACGGACTCGAGCAGAAGCTCAACCGGCGCTCCTCAGAAGCGGGCTGA
- a CDS encoding ATP-binding cassette domain-containing protein, whose protein sequence is MVPPDLAVEALGLTKRYKGKAALEGVDLAVPRGTVHGLLGPNGAGKTTAVRILATLTDPDAGQARVAGYDVAAQPREVRRSIGLTGQQTAVDDLMTARQNLTMFGRLFRLSKADAQRRADELLEVFGLTGSADRSPKKFSGGMRRRLDLAASMILAPQVMFLDEPTTGLDPAGRREVWESVRNLTIQGTTVLLTTHYLDEADKLCDRISVIDQGRNFIEDTPSGLKRRIGDERLEVVAAEPGDLVRLQELITRVVDVEPSADEAEGSLSVSVPDGVAALTAVAAEIRTLGIDVADIGLRRPTLDEAFLHLTSDAGPTRQEAR, encoded by the coding sequence ATGGTTCCACCAGACCTCGCGGTGGAGGCCCTCGGCCTCACCAAGAGATACAAGGGGAAGGCGGCGCTCGAGGGTGTCGACCTGGCCGTGCCGCGAGGCACGGTGCACGGACTGCTCGGACCCAACGGGGCGGGCAAGACGACGGCGGTCCGCATCCTCGCCACGCTGACGGACCCTGATGCCGGCCAGGCCCGTGTGGCCGGCTACGACGTCGCCGCCCAGCCGCGCGAGGTGCGTCGCAGCATCGGACTGACGGGTCAGCAGACCGCGGTCGACGACCTGATGACCGCGCGGCAGAACCTGACGATGTTCGGCAGGCTCTTCCGACTCAGCAAGGCGGACGCCCAGCGGCGTGCCGACGAGCTCCTGGAGGTCTTCGGGCTGACCGGTTCGGCCGATCGCTCCCCGAAGAAGTTCTCGGGCGGCATGCGCCGTCGACTGGACCTTGCCGCGTCGATGATCCTGGCTCCGCAGGTGATGTTCCTGGATGAGCCGACCACCGGTCTGGACCCGGCGGGGCGTCGGGAGGTGTGGGAGTCCGTGCGGAACCTGACCATCCAGGGGACGACGGTGTTGCTGACCACCCACTACCTGGACGAGGCGGACAAGCTCTGTGACCGGATCAGCGTGATCGATCAGGGGCGGAACTTCATCGAGGACACCCCGTCCGGGCTCAAGCGGCGGATCGGCGACGAGCGGCTGGAGGTCGTCGCCGCCGAGCCGGGCGACCTGGTCCGTCTGCAGGAGCTGATCACCCGTGTGGTCGACGTCGAGCCTTCTGCTGACGAGGCCGAAGGCAGTCTCAGCGTGTCCGTGCCGGACGGCGTCGCCGCACTGACCGCCGTGGCCGCGGAGATCAGGACGCTGGGGATCGACGTCGCCGACATCGGCCTGCGTCGTCCGACCCTCGACGAAGCCTTCCTGCACCTGACCTCCGATGCAGGCCCGACACGCCAGGAGGCGCGATGA
- a CDS encoding ABC transporter permease, with protein MTTRTQSTSTQAASAPTTTAQTAAPQTLSPEGPLWAARDCWTIVLQEFTHLVRQPSTFAWQIGFPVVMVLMFVYVFGSAMDVTGQGAGEGYVDFAMPGMFAMTMAFGFMDTAYAVTHNKEKGFMDRFRSMPMSSSAPVTGRAVSDVIRAAVDLAVIAGVALLIGWRSGGSLGATLAAFALLLWLRLALIFVGIFLGLCIKNTETAGMLFAVAFPLGFISSVFAPPEMMPGWLGAIAAWNPVSSTAAAIRELFETPGMGNLEPAFWIDGHALAGALIWPAVIMLIFLPLAVRQFKNLSR; from the coding sequence ATGACCACCAGGACACAGAGCACGAGCACACAGGCAGCCAGCGCACCCACCACCACGGCACAGACTGCCGCGCCGCAGACCCTCAGCCCTGAGGGGCCGCTCTGGGCGGCCCGCGACTGCTGGACGATCGTGCTCCAGGAGTTCACCCACCTGGTGCGCCAGCCCAGCACTTTCGCCTGGCAGATCGGCTTCCCGGTGGTGATGGTGCTGATGTTCGTCTACGTCTTCGGCTCCGCCATGGACGTGACCGGTCAGGGCGCGGGGGAGGGCTATGTGGACTTCGCCATGCCGGGGATGTTCGCCATGACCATGGCCTTCGGGTTCATGGACACCGCCTATGCGGTGACCCACAACAAGGAGAAGGGATTCATGGACCGTTTCCGGTCCATGCCGATGTCCTCCTCCGCCCCGGTCACCGGACGGGCGGTCTCCGATGTGATCCGTGCGGCCGTGGACCTGGCCGTCATCGCCGGTGTCGCCCTGCTGATCGGTTGGCGTTCGGGCGGTAGCCTGGGCGCCACCCTTGCGGCGTTCGCGCTGCTGCTCTGGCTGCGGCTGGCACTGATCTTCGTGGGCATCTTTCTGGGGCTGTGCATCAAGAACACCGAGACGGCGGGGATGCTGTTCGCCGTCGCGTTCCCGTTGGGGTTCATCTCCTCGGTGTTCGCCCCGCCGGAGATGATGCCCGGCTGGCTCGGTGCGATAGCCGCGTGGAATCCCGTGTCCTCGACGGCGGCGGCGATCCGTGAGCTCTTCGAGACTCCGGGTATGGGGAATCTGGAGCCCGCCTTCTGGATCGACGGCCATGCGCTGGCCGGCGCGCTGATCTGGCCGGCAGTGATCATGCTGATCTTCCTGCCGCTGGCCGTGCGTCAGTTCAAGAACCTGAGTCGCTGA
- a CDS encoding GntR family transcriptional regulator codes for MPTTAAHSPRSFTRVNRESTASLITRQLRDGIMYGSLPAGTQLSEARLSAEFGVSRGPLREAMQRLVQEGLVRSEPNRGLFVKELDAEEIRDLYVARSAVESAAALMIIRERIPGAVQQLRSACEAMRRAVAADDLSALSDADFDFHEALVTASGSPRLRRMHETLMVETRMCLTALQGTYLDPDDQAEEHRRIADAVSAGDEATVLSEIDDHMHQALERLIRHGQHVTEE; via the coding sequence ATGCCGACGACCGCCGCCCACTCCCCCCGCAGCTTCACCCGGGTGAACCGCGAGTCGACGGCGTCCCTGATCACCCGGCAGCTGCGCGACGGGATCATGTACGGCAGCCTGCCAGCGGGCACCCAACTCTCCGAAGCCAGATTGTCCGCCGAGTTCGGCGTCAGCCGAGGACCGCTTCGTGAGGCCATGCAGCGCTTGGTGCAGGAGGGGCTGGTGCGCAGCGAGCCGAACCGCGGACTCTTCGTCAAGGAGCTCGACGCCGAGGAGATCCGGGACCTCTACGTGGCACGCAGCGCCGTGGAGTCGGCGGCGGCACTGATGATCATCCGAGAACGGATCCCCGGGGCGGTGCAGCAGCTGCGCAGCGCCTGCGAGGCGATGCGGCGCGCGGTCGCCGCCGACGATCTCTCTGCGCTCTCGGACGCGGACTTCGACTTCCACGAGGCGCTGGTCACGGCCTCCGGCAGCCCCCGGCTTCGACGCATGCACGAGACTCTCATGGTGGAGACCCGGATGTGCCTGACGGCCCTGCAGGGGACCTACCTCGATCCTGACGATCAGGCGGAGGAGCACCGACGGATCGCCGACGCCGTGTCCGCCGGCGATGAGGCCACCGTGCTCAGCGAGATCGACGACCATATGCACCAGGCCCTGGAGCGGCTCATCCGCCACGGTCAGCACGTGACGGAGGAATGA
- a CDS encoding response regulator transcription factor, whose product MISVLIADDQVLVRTGLRALLTHDPEITVVAESRTGQDAVRAVQAHRPDVVLMDIRMPVMDGIEATRRICADPELDGSRILILTTFDEDQDIIDAVRAGAAGYLLKDIASEELRTAVRTAAAGGNLLSPTIARKVMEHMASAPSPQDETSVDLSELTDREIEVLTRVGHGDTNAEIGAALFLSPATARTYVSRILAKLQARDRTELAIIAHRAGLPRTNR is encoded by the coding sequence ATGATCAGCGTGCTGATCGCCGACGACCAGGTCCTGGTGCGCACTGGTCTGCGCGCGCTGCTCACCCACGATCCGGAGATCACGGTCGTCGCAGAGTCTCGGACCGGCCAGGACGCGGTCCGGGCCGTGCAGGCCCACCGTCCCGACGTCGTGCTCATGGACATCCGCATGCCCGTCATGGACGGCATCGAGGCCACTCGGAGGATCTGCGCGGACCCCGAGCTCGATGGCAGCCGCATTCTGATCCTGACCACCTTCGACGAGGATCAGGACATCATCGATGCCGTCCGTGCCGGCGCCGCCGGGTACCTGCTCAAGGACATCGCCTCCGAGGAGCTCCGGACGGCGGTCCGCACGGCCGCCGCCGGCGGGAACCTCCTCTCCCCCACGATCGCGCGCAAGGTCATGGAACATATGGCCTCCGCGCCGTCACCGCAGGACGAGACCTCGGTGGACCTCTCCGAGCTCACCGACCGGGAGATCGAGGTCCTCACCCGGGTGGGCCATGGAGACACGAACGCGGAGATCGGAGCCGCTCTGTTCCTCAGCCCCGCCACGGCACGGACGTATGTGAGCCGCATCCTCGCCAAGCTGCAGGCTCGAGACCGGACGGAGCTGGCGATCATCGCCCACCGTGCTGGACTCCCCCGCACGAACCGGTGA
- a CDS encoding sensor histidine kinase, with protein sequence MPAPVGAEPDPSARVQRWLVDAVLGVAVFGAVAGTISADVAGDRDAEPLAYLWAFGLGALMLVRRRFPLGVLGLTFVAFWAYYMVGYPTIGLSVPTAAALYSAAEFRRAVWAVSAAVLLLGGSYFYRLVIAGQDPTRVVGYELSGHVALMTAAIALGVSMRLRRELRENTQRLLEAAEAHERSQAAAAIATERADIARELHDSLGHRTTVISLHADVAREALDRDRRAAEDALDVVKSTSGEMMDEMRRTVQMLRRQKDPRSPLSLDALEGQVFDLLPLEVHARIQTHDDERLAPDHVQAAAYRIVQEALTNVVRHSAADSAEVAVTLTDGRLQVTVRDPGPARPPRERSAQQAAGLGLHGMRERAEALGGSLAAGPEGDGFAVHATLPAVISLSQTPATRPAAEEGR encoded by the coding sequence ATGCCTGCCCCTGTCGGCGCTGAGCCGGATCCGTCTGCCCGCGTCCAGCGGTGGCTCGTGGACGCCGTGCTCGGAGTGGCCGTCTTCGGCGCGGTGGCCGGGACGATCTCCGCCGACGTCGCCGGCGACCGCGACGCTGAGCCGCTGGCCTATCTGTGGGCGTTCGGGCTGGGAGCGCTCATGCTGGTCCGCCGACGCTTCCCCCTGGGTGTCCTGGGGCTGACGTTCGTGGCGTTCTGGGCCTACTACATGGTCGGCTACCCGACGATCGGGCTGAGTGTGCCGACCGCCGCCGCGCTCTACTCCGCCGCTGAGTTCCGCCGCGCGGTCTGGGCCGTCTCGGCCGCGGTGCTGCTGCTGGGCGGCAGCTACTTCTACCGCCTGGTGATCGCCGGGCAGGACCCCACCCGTGTAGTCGGCTATGAGCTCTCCGGGCACGTGGCACTGATGACCGCGGCGATAGCCCTGGGAGTGAGCATGCGTCTGCGCCGGGAGCTCAGGGAGAACACCCAGAGACTGCTGGAGGCGGCCGAGGCCCATGAACGCAGCCAGGCCGCCGCGGCGATCGCCACCGAACGGGCAGACATCGCACGGGAGCTGCACGACTCCCTGGGGCATCGGACCACGGTCATCTCGCTGCACGCCGACGTCGCCCGCGAGGCCCTCGACCGCGACCGCCGTGCGGCGGAGGACGCCCTCGACGTGGTCAAGAGCACCAGCGGCGAGATGATGGACGAGATGCGCCGGACCGTACAGATGCTGCGACGCCAGAAGGACCCCCGGAGCCCGCTCTCCCTCGACGCCCTGGAGGGCCAAGTCTTCGACCTCCTGCCGCTAGAGGTCCACGCGCGGATCCAGACCCATGACGACGAGCGCCTCGCTCCCGACCATGTGCAAGCCGCCGCGTACCGGATCGTCCAGGAGGCGCTGACCAATGTGGTCCGGCACTCCGCGGCCGACTCCGCTGAGGTGGCCGTGACGCTCACCGACGGTCGGCTGCAGGTGACGGTCCGGGATCCCGGGCCGGCGAGACCGCCCCGCGAGCGCTCCGCGCAGCAGGCGGCGGGCCTGGGGCTCCACGGGATGCGCGAACGGGCCGAGGCACTGGGCGGCAGTCTGGCCGCCGGGCCCGAGGGGGACGGTTTCGCGGTCCATGCGACGCTGCCCGCCGTCATCTCCCTCAGCCAGACCCCGGCCACCCGGCCTGCCGCTGAGGAGGGCCGATGA
- a CDS encoding maleate cis-trans isomerase family protein: MTDSQHAPTIGILYPGHAAEDDYPAFEEAAGGAVRLPLVHTTIGVDEHTPEALLETGSAARLAEGTARLLADHTVDAVMWACTSGSFVYGHDGAAEQARAVQEVAGVPASSTSLAYLHALEALDVRHVAVTASYPADLAEHFRALLGRAGVDVVTFAAHGIFTAAEVGLMGRDDVIAMIRAVDVPQAEAMLVPDTAMHSLGWIPELEEALGKPVLTANQVTIWEGLRLTGRPAPALPMLGRLDSVPGRPA; the protein is encoded by the coding sequence TTGACCGACTCTCAGCACGCCCCCACCATCGGCATCCTCTACCCCGGCCATGCCGCGGAGGACGACTACCCCGCCTTCGAGGAGGCCGCCGGGGGCGCCGTTCGGCTTCCCCTGGTGCACACCACCATCGGAGTGGACGAACACACCCCGGAGGCCCTGCTGGAGACCGGCTCCGCCGCACGCCTGGCCGAGGGCACGGCGCGCCTGCTCGCCGATCACACGGTGGACGCGGTGATGTGGGCCTGCACATCGGGCAGCTTCGTCTACGGCCATGACGGTGCCGCCGAGCAGGCCCGGGCCGTTCAGGAGGTCGCCGGCGTTCCGGCATCCTCGACGTCACTGGCGTATCTGCACGCGCTGGAGGCCCTCGACGTGCGGCACGTCGCGGTGACGGCCTCCTACCCGGCGGACCTGGCCGAGCACTTCCGCGCACTGCTGGGGCGAGCCGGGGTCGACGTCGTGACCTTCGCCGCGCACGGGATCTTCACGGCCGCGGAGGTCGGCCTGATGGGACGCGATGACGTCATCGCGATGATCCGCGCCGTGGATGTGCCCCAGGCGGAGGCCATGCTCGTCCCGGACACGGCGATGCACTCACTCGGCTGGATCCCAGAGCTGGAGGAGGCGCTGGGCAAACCGGTGCTCACCGCGAACCAGGTGACCATCTGGGAGGGCCTGCGGCTGACCGGCCGGCCGGCGCCCGCCCTGCCGATGCTGGGACGCCTGGACTCTGTTCCGGGCCGGCCGGCGTGA
- a CDS encoding maleate cis-trans isomerase family protein codes for MALTPFPGSDRMAPAIGVVVPYDMALDRELRTFTQDADGVEQLDLLFTRTRHEPLAVTVKQARAISRPKAIADCVRAVSAVTPSAYLYACTSGSFVRGISGERDLVQAMTDAGGAPCFTTSGALLAAVQALGVRTLATATPYDDAITAQFAAFFAESGIHLMSNSNLGLSGRIWEVPSQRTYDLVREADSDQAEAVVVSCTNLPTYDVLAQLEQDLGKPVISANQATVWAVLQHFGLPYYGPGRALARQEPSAAVV; via the coding sequence ATGGCCCTCACCCCCTTTCCCGGATCCGACCGCATGGCACCCGCCATCGGTGTCGTGGTCCCCTATGACATGGCTCTGGACCGAGAGCTGCGCACTTTCACCCAGGACGCAGACGGCGTCGAGCAGCTGGATCTGCTGTTCACCCGCACCCGGCACGAGCCCCTGGCGGTGACGGTCAAGCAGGCTCGGGCGATCTCCCGCCCGAAGGCGATCGCGGACTGCGTCCGCGCCGTCTCTGCGGTGACCCCCTCCGCCTACCTCTACGCCTGCACCTCGGGCAGCTTCGTCCGCGGGATCTCCGGCGAGCGCGACCTGGTGCAGGCCATGACGGACGCCGGCGGGGCGCCCTGCTTCACCACCTCCGGCGCCCTGCTCGCCGCGGTCCAGGCGCTGGGCGTGCGGACCCTTGCGACGGCGACCCCCTACGACGACGCCATCACCGCCCAGTTCGCCGCCTTCTTCGCCGAGTCCGGGATCCACCTGATGAGCAACTCGAACCTCGGACTCTCGGGCCGCATCTGGGAGGTCCCCTCCCAGCGCACCTACGACCTGGTCCGGGAGGCAGACTCCGACCAGGCCGAGGCAGTGGTGGTCTCCTGCACGAACCTGCCGACCTACGACGTGCTCGCCCAGCTGGAGCAGGACCTCGGCAAACCGGTCATCTCCGCCAACCAGGCGACGGTGTGGGCGGTGCTGCAGCACTTCGGGCTCCCCTACTACGGGCCCGGCCGGGCACTGGCCCGACAGGAGCCCTCGGCGGCGGTGGTCTGA
- a CDS encoding D-2-hydroxyacid dehydrogenase, producing MADSLPVITVLCPDDDGPYAVPPGLDELEDRAEIRRTTAAELSEALSGADVLFLWDFFSRAVSDAWHAADALDWIHVAAAGVDKLLFDELAESEVTVTNAQGTFDRPIAEYVLGAVLARAKDMPGSLRRQQTRTWEHRETQRVQGLTALVIGTGAIGREIATLLRAVDVEVFAAGRTARDQDPDFGTVIASDHLPAHIGAADVVVNAAPLTPQTTGLLDAQALAAVKDGAHLINIGRGETVDEVALVEALDHGPLGFATLDVFEQEPLPQGSPLWEREDVLITAHMSGDVIGWRDALAEQFLDNARRWLAGETLHNIVDKQKGYVPRPQP from the coding sequence ATGGCGGACTCCCTGCCGGTCATCACGGTCCTATGTCCCGACGACGACGGCCCCTACGCCGTGCCGCCCGGCCTGGATGAGCTTGAGGACCGGGCCGAGATCCGCCGGACCACCGCCGCGGAGCTGAGCGAGGCGCTCTCCGGCGCCGACGTCCTCTTCCTGTGGGACTTCTTCTCCCGCGCAGTCTCTGACGCCTGGCACGCCGCCGACGCCCTGGACTGGATCCACGTGGCCGCCGCCGGAGTGGACAAGCTGCTCTTCGACGAGCTGGCCGAGTCCGAGGTCACCGTCACCAACGCCCAGGGCACCTTCGACCGACCCATCGCCGAGTACGTGCTCGGCGCTGTGCTCGCCCGTGCCAAGGACATGCCCGGCAGCCTCCGGCGCCAGCAGACCCGCACCTGGGAGCACCGCGAGACCCAGCGCGTGCAGGGCCTCACCGCCCTGGTCATCGGCACCGGCGCGATCGGCCGGGAGATCGCCACGCTCCTGCGGGCGGTCGACGTCGAGGTCTTCGCCGCAGGACGTACCGCCCGAGACCAGGATCCCGACTTCGGCACGGTGATCGCCAGCGACCACCTCCCGGCCCATATCGGTGCCGCCGACGTCGTCGTCAACGCGGCACCGCTGACTCCGCAGACCACCGGGCTCCTCGACGCCCAGGCGCTCGCTGCCGTGAAGGACGGCGCCCACCTGATCAACATCGGCCGGGGGGAGACCGTCGACGAGGTCGCCCTCGTCGAGGCCCTGGATCACGGGCCTCTCGGATTCGCCACCCTGGATGTCTTCGAGCAGGAGCCGCTCCCGCAGGGCTCTCCGCTGTGGGAGCGCGAGGATGTGCTGATCACCGCCCACATGTCCGGGGACGTCATCGGCTGGCGCGACGCGCTCGCCGAGCAGTTCCTCGACAACGCCCGGCGCTGGCTCGCCGGAGAGACCCTGCACAACATCGTCGACAAGCAGAAGGGCTACGTGCCCCGCCCGCAGCCCTGA